A stretch of the Desulfobacter sp. genome encodes the following:
- a CDS encoding phospho-N-acetylmuramoyl-pentapeptide-transferase — MFYEFLYPLHEHFNALNIFRYITFRTIYGGLTGFLICFLLGPYVIRRLTRLQIGQIIQTDGPKSHMGKQGTPTMGGILILFSIFIATLFWGNLSNHYVSILLLALLLFGFIGFFDDYLMQVKKRNMGFTARGKFILQLAFGTIIAYLIYKSPDFTTTLTIPFFKDFSPDLGIFYIPFACLVIVGTSNAVNLTDGLDGLAIGPFIVASVTYMFFAYVAGHTQFAQYLHVRHIASAGEITVICGILAGAGLGFLWFNAHPAQVFMGDSGSIPLGAILGTIAVATKQEIMLLIVGGLFVMEALSVIIQVSYFKITKGKRIFRMAPLHHHFELKGWHESKVIVRFWIIAITLALISLSTLKIR; from the coding sequence ATGTTTTATGAATTTTTATATCCTTTGCATGAGCATTTCAACGCTTTAAATATTTTCCGGTATATTACCTTCCGGACCATTTACGGCGGGCTCACAGGTTTTTTAATCTGCTTTCTTTTAGGGCCCTATGTGATCCGCCGCCTGACCCGGCTTCAGATCGGACAGATCATCCAGACAGACGGTCCAAAGTCCCATATGGGCAAACAAGGCACACCCACCATGGGCGGCATCCTTATTTTGTTTTCCATCTTCATTGCCACCCTTTTCTGGGGAAACCTGTCCAACCACTATGTTTCCATCCTGTTGCTGGCCCTGCTTTTATTCGGGTTTATCGGTTTTTTTGACGACTATCTCATGCAGGTCAAAAAAAGGAATATGGGATTTACGGCCCGGGGAAAATTCATCCTTCAATTGGCCTTTGGAACCATCATTGCCTATCTCATATACAAAAGCCCTGATTTTACCACCACCCTGACCATCCCCTTTTTTAAAGATTTTTCTCCGGACCTTGGCATTTTTTACATTCCCTTTGCCTGCCTTGTCATCGTGGGCACCTCAAATGCCGTCAACCTGACCGACGGACTGGACGGACTGGCCATTGGCCCTTTTATCGTGGCATCGGTCACCTATATGTTTTTTGCCTATGTGGCAGGCCATACCCAGTTTGCCCAATACCTTCATGTCCGCCACATTGCATCGGCAGGTGAAATCACGGTGATCTGCGGTATTCTGGCCGGTGCGGGACTGGGTTTTCTCTGGTTCAATGCCCACCCGGCCCAGGTATTCATGGGAGACTCGGGCTCTATCCCCCTGGGGGCCATTCTTGGAACCATTGCCGTGGCCACCAAGCAGGAAATCATGCTCCTCATTGTGGGCGGACTCTTTGTTATGGAGGCCCTGTCCGTCATCATCCAGGTGTCGTATTTTAAAATCACCAAGGGAAAAAGGATATTTCGAATGGCGCCTTTGCACCATCATTTTGAACTCAAGGGCTGGCATGAGTCCAAGGTCATTGTAAGGTTCTGGATCATTGCCATCACCCTTGCCCTGATCTCTTTGAGCACCCTTAAAATAAGGTAA